The following proteins come from a genomic window of Sorghum bicolor cultivar BTx623 chromosome 3, Sorghum_bicolor_NCBIv3, whole genome shotgun sequence:
- the LOC110433996 gene encoding uncharacterized protein LOC110433996: protein MGSFAKLAKRAVETDAPVMVKIQELLRGATDVMSLAQGVVYWQPPESALDKIEKIVREPTVSKYGSDDGLPELREALLEKLRRENKLTKSSVMVTAGANQAFVNLVLTLCDAGDSVVMFAPYYFNAYMSFQMTGVTDILIGGCDPKTLHPDVDWLEKVLKENDPIPKLVTVVNPGNPSGAFVPRPMLERISDLCKNAGAWLVVDNTYEYFMYDGMEHYCLEDTHIVNLFSFSKAYGMMGWRVGYIAFPNEADGFHDQLLKVQDNIPICASIIGQRLALYSLEAGPEWIKERVKDLVKNRALLVEALSPLGEDNVKGGEGAIYLWAKLPDNCSNDFEVVRWLANKHGVAVIPGSASGGPGYIRVSFGGLKEEDTRLAAERLRRGLQELVTDGMVQ, encoded by the exons ATGGGTAGCTTCGCTAAGCTGGCGAAGAGGGCGGTGGAGACGGACGCGCCGGTCATGGTGAAG ATACAAGAACTGCTTCGAGGGGCCACGGATGTCATGTCGCTTGCGCAG GGAGTTGTTTACTGGCAACCTCCTGAGTCAGCTCTGGATAAGATCGAAAAAATCGTCAGGGAACCAACAGTCAGTAAGTATGGTTCTGATGATGGACTTCCTGAGCTTCGAGAAGCACTTCTCGAAAAG CTACGCAGAGAGAATAAGCTTACCAAGTCATCAGTCATGGTCACTGCTGGTGCAAATCAG GCTTTTGTGAACTTGGTCCTCACTCTTTGTGATGCTGGTGATTCTGTTGTCATGTTTGCACCATATTATTTCAATGCCTACATGTCATTCCAGATGACAGGTGTTACTGACATATTAATTGGTGGTTGCGATCCCAAGACACTTCATCCTGATGTTG ATTGGTTGGAGAAGGTTCTGAAAGAAAATGACCCTATCCCTAAACTTGTTACTGTTGTGAATCCGGGGAACCCCTCTGGAGCTTTTGTTCCCAGGCCTATGCTTGAG AGAATTTCAGATCTGTGCAAAAATGCTGGTGCATGGCTTGTGGTTGACAATACCTATGA ATACTTTATGTATGATGGAATGGAGCACTATTGCTTAGAAGATACTCATATTGTCAACCTCTTCTCATTCTCAAAGGCTTATGGAATGATGGGGTGGCGTGTAGGATAC ATTGCATTTCCAAATGAAGCTGATGGCTTCCACGATCAGCTCCTCAAAGTGCAAGACAACATACCTATCTGTGCCTCCATCATCGGGCAGCGCCTGGCGCTCTACTCACTGGAGGCTGGCCCCGAGTGGATCAAAGAAAGGGTGAAAGACTTGGTGAAAAACCGAGCACTGCTCGTGGAGGCGCTGTCCCCGCTCGGTGAGGACAATGTGAAGGGCGGGGAGGGCGCCATCTACCTCTGGGCCAAACTGCCGGACAACTGCTCCAACGATTTTGAAGTTgtcaggtggcttgcaaacaagcACGGTGTCGCTGTGATCCCTGGCAGCGCCAGTGGAGGCCCCGGATACATCCGCGTCTCCTTCGgagggctcaaagaagaagacACCAGGCTCGCTGCTGAGAGGCTAAGGCGCGGCTTGCAGGAGCTGGTGACTGATGGAATGGTACAGTAA